ATCTGCGGTACGGGAAGTTCTAGTTCTTACGGAAGAGAAGTTTCAAGAGCTTTTCGATCAGTTTTTGTCGAGTTTGCCCAATTATATCAAGGGTTTACTCGGTGTTTCTGTCTGCGAAAGTTGAGTTTAAATACTTTAAAAGAAGAACTAACTAATGAAGGATTCAAGTACCAAGTAATTTCGTTCAAGAAAAGTTAATAGTACAAGGAAAGGAAAGAGTTTTTGTGCAAAGCTTAGGAGATTAAACAATAGGTATTGCTCCTTTCTTTTCCTTGCGTTAAAGGAAAATCTAACAGATTTTTTAAGTATGTCATTCATCGATTATTTGAATTATATGAACATTTTTATGCTTATTTTTATATTTTTTCCCTAATCTTCTTTGAATAATTTTACCGGCTAATTTACCTAATTCTTGTTTTTTAGACTTTTTAATTGCTGTTCGGCTCACGGATTTTTGTTTATTTGGTTCATCTTTTCGTATAATTTTTTTGCCTTTCTGCTCAATATTATTATCAATTAATTTGTGTTTTTGAGATGTTTTTTTCTTTCCTTTTTTTAATGTTTTCGGAGAATACATTTGTACTTCTTTTGGTGAATAATTAAATCCGGGCTCTTTTCTTTTTAGGGTGATTTCCAAAGGTTTTTGATTGATATAAATGGTCCTATATCCAGCACCACTACGATCTTTATCCCAACGTAAGCGAGTCATAATTACCACTCCTTGGTAATTTATTAAATTCGGGGTCGATGCATTGACGCCCTATACTATACCAAGAGGGATCTTTTCTTTATCAAACTTCAAATTCTTTTATTAGAGAAATGCTCCTTATAATACTGTGAAATTCCGTTTTCAGTTTCAGCTTGTAATCAGTAACCAGGATTTTGAATAAAAACTTAGATAAATTATACCATAAATAAACTGAGTAACGATAGAGATAGATAGATTGGAATAACGCCAACAACTGATCTTACTCAATCGTCTGAATTGTGTCAGCCCTTAATAAAAAGTGTATGCATAAATATTAACACTGCCTAAAAGAAAGAATTAAAGAATTAATGAAGATAATCCATAATGGAGAAGAATGAGCAAAGCAAACCTTCTACGCACCTTTTCCTCGGTAGATGATCTGATTAGAGTGAGAGGAACAGGAGAAGGAAGGCTTAAGAATATTAAACAGCAGGGAATGGCGTGTGTAGAGTAGGGAGAAGGATCATAAAACGGAAATAACAGATTGTAGCCAGTAAGACTGTTTTGCTATTAGCGGGGGAACAGAAAAGGATATGAATCTTTCTGTGTCCTCCCTTTAGACTGACCAGTGATATGGTTTAATTGTTTATGCACGGTTAGCAACTTATAAAAGAAACAAAAAATTTTATTAGAACAATTGTTCGGTGACATCCTTGTGTCAAAATAACGTGTTATTATGATAACGAAATGATGATTTTGTAGGGGTTACAAAAACACCCTATTATTTGTAAGTAGATGCACCATGGAGATCATAGCATTAACTTCCTTAAAGTTGCTGCATTTTATGTTATCCCATTTTGATTCCATATTTGATTCAAATGTGAGTCGTGTACTCTTTCGAAAAAACGCTTATGGTGAAAATTAAGGTATATATATAATGGTAATTTATTTGCAGTTCATGATTTTTAGTTAATCATAGACTTAAATTGAATAGAGAAGGGGGGATAAAAAACAACATTTAAATCCTTATGTCTACAAAATACATAAATATAAAAATAGGAGGCGATTCGTATTATGTTCTTTAAAAACCGACATGTTTCAGTCATTGTTACATTATTTTTGGTCTTTATTTTAGTCTTTACTCCAGCGCTCGAAACTTTAGCTGGAACTCACGTATCAGGCGAACCAGATCGTCTTGCTGGCCAGAACCGATATGAAACTGCTGTTGAAATTTCCAAAGCCGGCTGGCCCGATGGGGCTGAAACAGTCATTTTGGCCACAGGAGAAAGGTTTCCTGATGCCTTAGCAGGGACGACACTGGCTTATAAGTACGATGCGCCAATCCTCCTGACACGAGGGAAAGAGTTAACCGATGTAACAAAAAAGGAGATTCAACGTCTTAAAGCAAAAAAAGTAATTATTCTCGGCGGTGAAAGTGCTGTTTCAAAGCAGGTTGAGAATGCGCTAAAGAACATTCAACTTGAAGTAGAACGTATTTACGGCAACACAAGATATGAAACCGCCGTTAAGATCGCCGAACGCCTTGGCTATGATAAAGAAACTGTTATCATTGCTAGTGGGCAGAACTTCCCAGATGCATTAGCCGTTGCGCCTTATGCTGCAAAAGAAGGAATCCCAATTTTACTCACTCAAAGAGATAAACTTCCTACTGAAACTAAAGAGCCGCTTAAAGGCGTAAGACAAACTTATGTCATTGGTGGTACTCAGGCTGTCGGTGAAGAAGTTTTTGTTGAGCTGCCCAACGCTAAGAGAATCTTTGGTCAGAACAGATATGAAACCGCGGTAAAAATCATTGAAGAATTTGGTTTAGATACTTCAAAGTCTTTTGTTGCAACGGGTGAAGATTTCGCAGATGCGTTAACCGGTGCTGCTCTGGCAGCCAAAGAAGGTTCACCAATCCTGCTAGTCGCTAAAGAGAGAGTTCCAGAACATGTTCAACCTTTACTTGAAACAATTAGAGAAGCCATCATTCTTGGAGGCCCGGGTGCTGTCGGTCAAAAAGTAGCTGAACAATTGCGCCCAGATCACACCCTACCTCCCAAAGATGATCCTGATGGAGAACTACTTTATGGGCACTTTATTGATGTGGGTCAGGGTGACGCTACACTCCTACAAGGCCCAGACTTTACTGTTCTGATTGACGCTGGCCGACATGACAGAAATGATGTTGTGCCGTATTTACAATCTGTTGGTGTTGAATCTATTGATTTGTTAGTTTTAACACATCCACATGCTGATCATATTGGGCAAGCAGATAAGGTTCTAAATACCTTTGAAGTGACAGAAGTATGGATGTCTGGGGATGAACATACGTCCTTAACCTTTGAAAGAGTGATTGATGCTATTGCCGAATCTGGTGCAAATTACAACGAGCCTCGTGCCGGTGAAGTATATGAAATCGGTTCTCTAACAATCGAAGTGGTCAACCCAGATGAACTCACTGGCGATTTCCATGAGGGGTCTATCAGTCTCCGGGCCATTTACGGAGATATCAAGTTTTTGTTTACCGGTGACGCTGAGGCACAGACAGAAAAAGCCATGATTGAACGAGGACATGATTTGAAAGCTCATATCTTCCAGGCTGGTCATCATGGATCTAGCACATCAAACACTCAGGAATTTCTTGAAGCTGTTCAGCCCGAAATCATAATCTATTCAGCGGGTAAAGATAATCCATACGGCCATCCTCATAAAGAAGTGGTTCAGCGGATACTGGACATGGGTATAGCCTTGTATGGAACCGACGTCCATGGTACAGTCATTGTTGAAACTGATGGTAAAACCTATGAAATTAATACTGAAGTTGGTGGCGAGATTGAAATCCCGGTCGAATGCATTGATATTAACTCAGCCTCATTTGAGGA
This portion of the Caldalkalibacillus thermarum genome encodes:
- a CDS encoding cell wall-binding repeat-containing protein, with protein sequence MFFKNRHVSVIVTLFLVFILVFTPALETLAGTHVSGEPDRLAGQNRYETAVEISKAGWPDGAETVILATGERFPDALAGTTLAYKYDAPILLTRGKELTDVTKKEIQRLKAKKVIILGGESAVSKQVENALKNIQLEVERIYGNTRYETAVKIAERLGYDKETVIIASGQNFPDALAVAPYAAKEGIPILLTQRDKLPTETKEPLKGVRQTYVIGGTQAVGEEVFVELPNAKRIFGQNRYETAVKIIEEFGLDTSKSFVATGEDFADALTGAALAAKEGSPILLVAKERVPEHVQPLLETIREAIILGGPGAVGQKVAEQLRPDHTLPPKDDPDGELLYGHFIDVGQGDATLLQGPDFTVLIDAGRHDRNDVVPYLQSVGVESIDLLVLTHPHADHIGQADKVLNTFEVTEVWMSGDEHTSLTFERVIDAIAESGANYNEPRAGEVYEIGSLTIEVVNPDELTGDFHEGSISLRAIYGDIKFLFTGDAEAQTEKAMIERGHDLKAHIFQAGHHGSSTSNTQEFLEAVQPEIIIYSAGKDNPYGHPHKEVVQRILDMGIALYGTDVHGTVIVETDGKTYEINTEVGGEIEIPVECIDINSASFEELQQIVHIGPERAQQIIELRPFYSLDDLLRVDGIGPSRLQDIKDQGLACVHPPEEDETN